A part of Leifsonia xyli subsp. xyli str. CTCB07 genomic DNA contains:
- a CDS encoding helix-turn-helix domain-containing protein, with amino-acid sequence MDPLAADPVADTATLGHRIRHFRTQRGLTLDELGGAASVAASQLSLIDNGKREPRVTLLAGIAAALGVPVSDLLSAEPPDERAALEIELARAERSTLYGSLGLPAVKPTKGTPTETLRALVGLHRELGRRASEAIATPEEARRANTELRERMRRQHNYLPEIEALAEERVRASGHTRGALTHREVSVMAKQLGFELIYASDLPHSTRSITDLENGRIYLPPASIPGGHGLRSMALQAMAHRLLGHERPAHYADFLRQRLEINYYAACCLMPREAAVAFLDQAKREKELAVEDFRDAFGVTHEAAALRLTNLATSHLDMTLHFLRVGDDGTLYKSYENDGLPLPADVTGSIEGQVVCRKWGARTAFTHTNRTTELYQYTDTPAGTYWCATQVGSTADGGFSISVGVPFDQAKWFRGRETAIRTKSRCPDESCCKRPGAELSGRWAGKAWPSARLHTHILSPLPSGSFLGVDDSDVYRFLEVHSAL; translated from the coding sequence ATGGACCCACTCGCCGCCGATCCCGTCGCCGACACAGCCACACTCGGCCATCGCATCCGCCATTTCCGCACGCAGCGCGGGCTGACGCTCGACGAGCTCGGCGGCGCCGCCAGCGTCGCCGCCAGTCAGCTCTCCCTCATCGACAACGGCAAACGCGAGCCCCGCGTCACACTGCTCGCGGGCATCGCCGCCGCGCTCGGCGTCCCGGTGTCCGATCTGCTCTCCGCGGAGCCGCCCGACGAGCGGGCAGCGCTCGAGATCGAACTCGCCCGGGCGGAGCGCAGCACCCTCTACGGCTCCCTCGGCCTGCCCGCGGTCAAACCGACCAAGGGCACACCGACGGAGACGCTGCGTGCGCTCGTCGGCCTGCACCGGGAGCTCGGGCGGCGGGCGTCCGAGGCCATCGCGACCCCCGAGGAGGCACGCCGGGCCAACACCGAACTGCGCGAACGGATGCGGAGGCAGCACAACTACCTCCCCGAGATCGAGGCGCTGGCGGAGGAAAGGGTGCGCGCCTCCGGGCACACCCGGGGCGCGCTCACCCACCGCGAAGTCAGCGTGATGGCGAAGCAGCTGGGCTTCGAGCTGATCTACGCCAGCGACCTCCCGCACTCCACCCGCTCCATCACCGATCTGGAGAACGGGCGCATCTACCTGCCACCGGCCTCCATCCCGGGTGGCCACGGCCTGCGTTCGATGGCGCTACAGGCGATGGCCCACCGGCTGCTCGGCCACGAGCGCCCCGCCCACTACGCCGACTTCCTCCGCCAGCGTCTGGAGATCAACTACTACGCGGCCTGCTGCCTGATGCCCCGGGAGGCCGCAGTCGCCTTCCTCGACCAGGCGAAGCGGGAGAAGGAGCTCGCGGTCGAAGACTTCCGGGACGCGTTCGGAGTCACCCACGAGGCGGCAGCCCTGCGGCTGACGAACCTGGCGACGAGCCACCTCGACATGACCCTGCATTTCCTGCGTGTCGGCGACGACGGCACGCTGTACAAGAGCTACGAGAACGACGGACTGCCGCTGCCGGCGGATGTCACCGGGTCGATCGAGGGCCAGGTCGTCTGCCGCAAGTGGGGCGCGCGGACGGCGTTCACCCACACGAACCGCACGACCGAGCTCTACCAGTACACCGACACTCCGGCGGGGACGTACTGGTGCGCCACCCAGGTCGGGAGCACCGCGGACGGGGGTTTCTCGATCAGCGTCGGCGTCCCGTTCGACCAGGCGAAGTGGTTCCGCGGGCGCGAGACGGCCATCCGCACCAAGTCGCGCTGCCCGGACGAGTCCTGCTGCAAGCGACCGGGGGCGGAGCTCTCCGGGCGCTGGGCGGGCAAAGCGTGGCCGAGCGCTCGGCTGCACACGCACATCCTGTCGCCGCTGCCGTCCGGGTCGTTCCTCGGGGTGGACGACTCGGATGTCTACAGGTTCCTGGAAGTACATTCGGCCCTGTGA